One Canis lupus familiaris isolate Mischka breed German Shepherd chromosome 20, alternate assembly UU_Cfam_GSD_1.0, whole genome shotgun sequence genomic region harbors:
- the PSPN gene encoding persephin isoform X1, protein MAPGRVLLCSLLLLSLQLGLGWGPGVRGAPVVEGELRGTQRPQLGKVSPRAPRGRPRRALASPCQLWSLSLPVAELGLGYASEETVTFRYCAGSCPRGARTQHGLTLAWLRGQGRALGGPCCRPTRYADVAFLDDRHRWQRLPQLSAAACSCG, encoded by the exons ATGGCCCCAGGAAGAGTCCTCCTCTGCTCGCTGCTGCTCCTGTCACTGCAGTTGGGCCTCGGCTGGGGCCCTGGTGTTCGGGGGGCCCCGGTGGTGGAGGGAGAGCTCCGAGGGACCCAGAGGCCACAGCTGGGTAAGGTCTCCCCCCGGGCCCCGC GTGGCCGCCCACGCCGAGCCCTGGCCAGCCCGTGCCAGCTGTGGAGCCTGTCCCTGCCTGTGGCCGAGCTGGGTCTGGGCTACGCGTCGGAGGAGACGGTCACCTTCCGCTACTGTGCGGGCAGCTGCCCCCGCGGCGCGCGCACCCAGCACGGCCTGACGCTGGCCTGGCTGCGGGGCCAGGGCCGAGCCCTCGGCGGGCCCTGCTGCCGGCCCACCCGCTACGCCGACGTGGCCTTCCTCGATGACCGCCACCGCTGGCAGCGGCTGCCCCAGCTCTCGGCGGCTGCCTGCAGCTGCGGCTGA
- the ALKBH7 gene encoding alpha-ketoglutarate-dependent dioxygenase alkB homolog 7, mitochondrial, with translation MAGSGRLALGTLPWPGWVRGSGPAVLSRLRDAAVVRPGFLSAAEEETLSRELEPELRRRRYEYDHWDAAIHGFRETEKSRWSEASRAILQRVQAAAFSPGQTLLSSVHVLDLEPRGYIKPHVDSIKFCGATIAGLSLLSPSVMRLVHTQEPGEWLELLLEPGSLYILRGSARYDFSHEILRDEESFFGERRVPRGRRISVICRSLPEGMESGEPGQPPPAC, from the exons ATGGCCGGGAGTGGGCGGCTGGCGCTGGGGACGCTGCCTTGGCCCGGCTGGGTGCGGGGCTCGGGCCCGGCCGTCCTGAGCCGCCTTCGGGACGCGGCTGTGGTGCGGCCAGGCTTCCTGAGCGCGGCCGAGGAGGAGACGCTGAGCCGCGAGCTGGAGCCCGAGCTGCGCCGCCGCCGCTACGAATACGATCACTGGGACGCG GCCATCCACGGTTTCCGAGAGACAGAAAAGTCACGCTGGTCAGAGGCAAGCCGGGCCATCCTGCAGCGCGTGCAAGCTGCCGCCTTTAGCCCCGGCCAGACCCTGCTGTCCTCCGTGCATGTGCTGGACCTGGAACCTCGGGGCTACATCAAGCCACACGTGGACAGCATCaag TTCTGTGGAGCCACCATCGCTGGCCTGTCCCTGCTATCTCCCAGCGTCATGCGGCTGGTGCACACCCAGGAGCCGGGGGAGTGGCTGGAACTCTTGCTGGAGCCAGGCTCCCTCTACATCCTTAG GGGCTCGGCCCGTTATGACTTCTCCCATGAGATTCTTCGGGATGAAGAGTCCTTTTTTGGAGAGCGTCGGGTACCCCGGGGCCGACGCATCTCTGTGATCTGTCGCTCCCTCCCGGAGGGGATGGAATCAGGGGAGCCCGGACAGCCGCCCCCAGCCTGCTGA